From Candidatus Eisenbacteria bacterium:
AGCGTGGCGATCACCGACGCCTTCATGGACGCCCTGACCGCGGGGGAAGAATACGAGCTCCTCGAGCCGCACAGCGGCCAGGTGACCGGCCGGCTGCCGGCGCGCGAGGTGTTCCGCAAGATCGTGGACTGCGCCTGGCGCACCGGGGATCCCGGCCTGGTGTTCATCGACCGGGTGAACGCCGGCCCGGCCAACCCCACGCCCGAGGTGGGGCGCGTGGAGGCCACCAACCCCTGCGGCGAGCAGCCGCTGCTGCCCAACGAGGCCTGCAACCTGGGTTCGCTCAACCTGGCGGAATTCGTGGTGCAGACGCCGCGCGGCGCGGACCTGGACTGGGCCGCCATGGACGACACCATCCGCGTGGCGGTGCGCTTCCTCGACGACGTGATCGAGATGAACCCCTACCCGCTGCCCGAGATCGACCGCAGCGTGAAGGACAACCGGCGCATCGGCCTGGGCGTGATGGGTGTGGCGGACATGTTGCTGATGTTCGGCATCCCCTACGACAGCCCCCAGGCCCTGGAGCTGGCCGACCGCGTCATGGACTTCATCCAGAAGGTGGGGCATGAGGCCAGCGAGGCGCTGGCGCTCGAGCGCGGGCCCTTCCCCAACTGGGTCCGCAGCATCTACAAGCGCAGCCGTCAGCTGCGCAACTCCACCGTGACCACCATCGCGCCCACCGGGACGATATCCATCCTGGCGGGCTGCTCCTCGGGGATCGAGCCGGTGTTCGCGCTGGCCTACTCGCACATCGTGGGTGAGCGGCACCTGACGTTCGTGAACCCGCACCTGGAGCGCGTGGCCCGCGAGCGGAACTTCTTCTCGGATGAGCTGATGGAGCGGATCGCCCGCCAGGGCACCGTGCACGGGCTGGCCGAGGTGCCCGAGGACGTCCGCCGCGTGTTCGTGACCGCCCACGAAGTGGCCCCGAAGTGGCACGTGCGGATGCAGGCCGCCTTCCAGAAGCACACTGACAACGGCGTGTCCAAGACCGTCAACCTGCCCCACACCGCCAAGCCCGACGACATCGCCGCCGCCTACCAGCTCGCCTGGGACACCGGCTGCCTGGGGATCACGGTGTTCCGCGACGGCTGCAAGGGCCAGCAGGTGCTCCACGTGGGCACCTCGCCGGACCACAGGGCGGGGGCCAGCGAGAAGGAGGCGCCGGTGCCGGCGGTCAAGGCCGGCGCGGGGCTGCCCACGCACGTGAAGCCGCGCCCGGCGGTGGCCATCGGCGCCACCTACCGCACGCGCACACCCCTGGGCACCGCGTTCCTGACCGTGAACCGCAACGGCTCCGAGGAGCCGCTCGAGGTGTTCGTGAACGTGGGCAAGGCGGGCACCGAGACGCAGGCGGTGGCCGAGGCGCTCGGCCGGCTCATCTCGCTGGCGCTGCGCCTGCCTTCCCCGATGACCCCCAGCGAGCGGATGAAGGAGATCGTGGACCAGATGGCCGGCATCGGCGGCGGGC
This genomic window contains:
- a CDS encoding vitamin B12-dependent ribonucleotide reductase, with product MEPARPLRTGQWTESALRVLRERYLIRRPDGTQETPEEMCWRVSAAIAGGETRYGRSPEQALETAHRFYDIMVDRRFVPNSPTLMNAGKDNGLQFSACYVLPVDDSLEGIFDAIKRAALIHQSGGGTGFSFSRLRSKNSIVKSTGGRASGPVSFLRVFNAATEAVKQGGTRRGANMGILQVDHPDILEFIGCKLDGGITNFNISVAITDAFMDALTAGEEYELLEPHSGQVTGRLPAREVFRKIVDCAWRTGDPGLVFIDRVNAGPANPTPEVGRVEATNPCGEQPLLPNEACNLGSLNLAEFVVQTPRGADLDWAAMDDTIRVAVRFLDDVIEMNPYPLPEIDRSVKDNRRIGLGVMGVADMLLMFGIPYDSPQALELADRVMDFIQKVGHEASEALALERGPFPNWVRSIYKRSRQLRNSTVTTIAPTGTISILAGCSSGIEPVFALAYSHIVGERHLTFVNPHLERVARERNFFSDELMERIARQGTVHGLAEVPEDVRRVFVTAHEVAPKWHVRMQAAFQKHTDNGVSKTVNLPHTAKPDDIAAAYQLAWDTGCLGITVFRDGCKGQQVLHVGTSPDHRAGASEKEAPVPAVKAGAGLPTHVKPRPAVAIGATYRTRTPLGTAFLTVNRNGSEEPLEVFVNVGKAGTETQAVAEALGRLISLALRLPSPMTPSERMKEIVDQMAGIGGGHSMGFGPDRVRSLPDAVARVLGTHLGLTHTQPVADTHSLEADAALAQATATATVEAPVALEAHRHPGDLCPSCGQATFVYEEGCRKCHFCGHSEC